The following is a genomic window from Bordetella sp. H567.
TCAGACCAAGCCAACGAAAAGGCGGCGCGCCCCGGCGGCGTCCGCCGCGGACGATACCGTGTTCGCGCCCGCCAAGCAGGTGCTGTGGGCCCGCCCGGGGTATCTGGTTCGGCGGCTGAACCAGATCCATTACGCGATGTTCTTCGAGGAATGCCGGACGCAGAACATCACGCCGGTGCAGTATGGCGTGCTGACCGCGCTCTCGCTCAGTCCCTGGATGGACCAGACCGCCATCGGCATGGAGCTGGGGCTGGATCGCACGACCACGGCGGACGTCATCAAGCGCCTGCAGGAACGCGGCCTGGTGCAGCGCCGCGTCAATCCCAACGACAAGCGGTCGCGGCAAGCCGTCATCACGGAAGAGGGACTGCGCATCATGGGCCTGCTGCAGGCCGGCATGGCCCGTGCACAGCAGCGCCTGCTGGAGCCCCTGTCGCCGCGCAACCGCCAGATCTTCATGAAGCTGCTGTCCACGCTGGTGGAAGCCAACAACCAGTACGGCCGCGCGCAACTGCGCGCCTTCTAGCCTTCCCGAGCAGGGCCGCGCCAGGCCGGACCAGGCAGGCGGGACATGCCGCCCGCACCGGGGCGCGGTTCGGCCGCGGCCCTTGTTTTCGCCTGCATCCCCCGTATCCAGGATTTCCCTAATTTGTCAGTACGCTGACTATAAAGTCAGTATACTGAGATCTCGTTCCGGCGGCCCTGGCGCTGGCCGGGACGCCGCGCGGCTTGGCCACGGCTCGCGATGCAGGGGCAAGGCGCGGATTCATACTCAGTATGCTGATAAATATGGTCGGGAGCATCCCGACGCGGCAACAGACCCAAGAGGAGCACAGGTATGGCCAGGGTGCGCAAGATCGCCTTCGAGGAACACTACACAG
Proteins encoded in this region:
- a CDS encoding MarR family winged helix-turn-helix transcriptional regulator yields the protein MFAPAKQVLWARPGYLVRRLNQIHYAMFFEECRTQNITPVQYGVLTALSLSPWMDQTAIGMELGLDRTTTADVIKRLQERGLVQRRVNPNDKRSRQAVITEEGLRIMGLLQAGMARAQQRLLEPLSPRNRQIFMKLLSTLVEANNQYGRAQLRAF